From Alienimonas californiensis, a single genomic window includes:
- a CDS encoding efflux RND transporter permease subunit translates to MLTRLIELSLQHRAAVLLATCVLLAGGAYALANLDVDAFPDTTPVMVQVNTTAPALGPEEIERQITYPVEQSLSGLPALVNVRSVSKYGFSQVVVTFEDGTDIYFARQVVGERLATVELPEGVGRPEMGPVATGLGEVFHYVLTYPGVDFSALPPAERERLLTELRTTHDWVVKPQLRTVPGTAEVNSWGGFEKQFQVKVDPAALVSRGLTFEAVVEALRKNNRNVGGGNVDRLGEMLLVQGLGRTETIAEIEEVVVDAADGVPVKVRDVAEVTVGHEIRRGAVTADGRGEAVMGLGFMLMGENTRDYTAALKEKFEEVRGNLPPGMALVTMYDRTELVDSVIDTVRRNLFEGGLLVVAVLFVFLGNLRAGLIVALAIPLSMTFAFAGMWRFGIAASLLSLGAIDFGLVVDSSVVMVENCVRHLAEARGTKNKLAVIRDAAVEVRGPTLFGELIIATVYLPILTLEGIEGKMFRPMALTVIFALAGSMVLSLTLMPVLASLALSRGGSHREPFAVRLLHRLYRPVLHFTMRQKLAVSGFAAAVLAVSFGMIAPNLGTEFMPQLSEGAVAINVVRLAGTQTEESVRFNTRMERALLDQFPDEIAHVWSRIGSAEIATDPMGLELSDVFVTLKPRSEWTRAATQGQLTRLFEEALRDLPGQRLAFTQPIKMRLDELGTGARADIAVKVYGDDLDALAATAAEVERVLRTVPGSADVGFTQLTGQPMLEVEIDRDAIARYGVPAAAVLDLVEALGNRPVGDVFQGQLRFPLTVRLPDEYRDDPEKIESLPIVTPRGEQIPLGRLADVRFTTGPSQIAREWAQRRVTVNVNVRGRDVGGFVAEAQRRVDEEVTLPSARYRVEFGGQFEHMVRARRRLLIVVPVALVLIASLLYATYGNLIDTVRVFTGIPFAWTGGLFALWLRGMPFSISAAVGFVALSGVAVLDDMLLVSRIRQLREKGLNLEEAVEGAAVQRLRPILMTTLVAALGFLPMATSSGMGAEVQRPLATVVIGGVCSATVMSLLVLRVLYTLFPSPAPKTDGSANDPTVQDERDGVHNHPDGRRNGETSALAGAGDRRFSHPFPDDPEV, encoded by the coding sequence GTGCTGACCCGCCTGATCGAACTGTCGCTGCAGCACCGCGCCGCGGTGCTGCTGGCGACGTGCGTGCTGCTCGCCGGCGGCGCCTACGCCCTGGCGAACCTGGACGTGGACGCCTTCCCGGACACCACCCCGGTGATGGTGCAGGTGAACACGACGGCCCCGGCCCTCGGGCCGGAGGAGATCGAGCGGCAGATCACCTACCCCGTCGAGCAGTCTTTGAGCGGCCTGCCGGCGTTGGTGAACGTCCGCAGCGTCTCCAAGTACGGCTTCTCGCAGGTCGTCGTCACGTTCGAGGACGGAACCGACATTTATTTCGCCCGGCAGGTCGTCGGCGAGCGGCTGGCGACCGTCGAACTGCCCGAAGGCGTCGGCCGGCCGGAGATGGGGCCGGTGGCCACGGGGCTGGGCGAGGTGTTCCACTACGTCCTCACCTACCCCGGGGTGGACTTCTCGGCCCTGCCGCCCGCGGAGCGGGAGCGGCTGTTGACCGAACTGCGGACGACCCACGACTGGGTCGTCAAACCGCAACTCCGCACCGTCCCCGGCACCGCTGAGGTGAACAGCTGGGGCGGGTTTGAGAAGCAGTTCCAGGTGAAGGTCGACCCAGCGGCGCTGGTCTCCCGCGGGCTGACGTTCGAGGCGGTCGTGGAAGCCCTGCGGAAGAATAACCGCAACGTCGGCGGCGGGAACGTGGACCGGCTGGGCGAGATGCTGCTGGTCCAGGGTCTGGGCCGGACCGAAACGATCGCCGAGATCGAGGAGGTGGTCGTCGACGCCGCGGACGGCGTGCCGGTGAAGGTGCGGGACGTGGCGGAGGTGACGGTCGGCCACGAGATTCGCCGCGGCGCCGTCACCGCCGACGGCCGCGGCGAGGCGGTGATGGGGCTGGGGTTCATGCTGATGGGCGAGAACACCCGCGACTACACCGCGGCCCTCAAGGAGAAGTTCGAGGAGGTCCGCGGGAACCTCCCGCCCGGCATGGCGTTGGTCACGATGTACGACCGCACGGAACTGGTCGACTCGGTGATCGACACGGTCCGCCGCAACCTGTTCGAGGGCGGGCTGCTGGTGGTCGCGGTGCTGTTCGTGTTCCTGGGGAACCTGCGGGCCGGGCTAATCGTGGCCCTGGCGATCCCGTTGTCGATGACGTTCGCCTTCGCCGGGATGTGGCGGTTCGGGATCGCCGCGAGCCTGCTATCGCTGGGAGCGATCGACTTCGGGCTGGTCGTGGACAGCAGCGTGGTGATGGTGGAGAACTGCGTCCGCCACCTGGCCGAAGCCCGCGGCACGAAAAACAAGCTGGCCGTCATCCGCGACGCGGCGGTGGAGGTGCGGGGGCCGACGCTGTTCGGCGAACTGATTATCGCCACCGTCTACCTGCCGATTCTCACGTTGGAGGGCATCGAGGGGAAGATGTTCCGGCCGATGGCCCTGACGGTGATCTTCGCCCTGGCCGGGTCGATGGTGCTGTCGCTCACGCTGATGCCGGTCCTCGCCAGCCTGGCGTTGTCGCGGGGCGGCTCCCACCGGGAACCGTTCGCCGTCCGCCTCCTGCACCGGCTCTACCGGCCCGTGCTGCACTTCACGATGCGACAGAAGCTGGCGGTCTCGGGGTTCGCCGCGGCCGTGCTGGCGGTGTCGTTTGGAATGATCGCCCCGAACCTCGGGACCGAGTTCATGCCGCAGCTCTCGGAGGGCGCGGTGGCGATCAACGTCGTCCGGCTGGCCGGCACGCAGACGGAGGAGTCGGTCCGCTTCAACACCCGAATGGAGCGGGCCCTGCTGGACCAGTTCCCCGACGAGATCGCCCACGTCTGGAGTCGGATCGGGTCGGCCGAGATCGCCACCGACCCGATGGGGCTGGAGCTGAGCGACGTGTTCGTCACCCTCAAGCCACGTAGCGAGTGGACGCGGGCGGCGACGCAGGGGCAACTCACCCGGCTGTTTGAGGAGGCGCTGCGAGACCTGCCGGGCCAGCGGCTGGCCTTCACCCAACCGATCAAGATGCGGCTGGACGAACTGGGCACCGGGGCGAGGGCGGACATCGCCGTGAAGGTCTACGGAGACGATTTGGACGCGCTCGCCGCGACCGCCGCCGAGGTGGAGCGGGTGCTGCGGACGGTGCCCGGATCCGCCGACGTGGGTTTCACCCAGTTGACCGGACAGCCGATGTTGGAGGTCGAGATCGACCGTGACGCGATCGCCCGCTACGGCGTGCCGGCCGCGGCGGTGCTGGACCTCGTGGAGGCGTTGGGGAACCGGCCGGTCGGCGACGTGTTCCAGGGGCAACTGCGGTTCCCGCTGACCGTCCGGCTGCCGGACGAGTACCGGGACGACCCGGAGAAGATCGAGTCGCTGCCGATCGTCACCCCACGCGGGGAGCAGATCCCGCTGGGCCGGCTGGCGGACGTGCGATTCACGACCGGCCCGAGCCAGATCGCCCGGGAGTGGGCGCAGCGGCGGGTGACGGTGAACGTGAATGTCCGCGGCCGGGACGTGGGCGGGTTCGTCGCCGAGGCTCAACGGCGGGTGGACGAAGAGGTGACGCTGCCGAGTGCCCGCTACCGCGTGGAGTTCGGCGGGCAGTTCGAGCACATGGTCCGCGCCCGCCGCCGACTGCTGATCGTGGTCCCGGTCGCGTTGGTCCTGATCGCCTCGCTGCTGTACGCGACCTACGGCAACCTGATCGACACGGTGCGGGTTTTCACCGGCATCCCGTTCGCGTGGACCGGCGGGCTGTTCGCCCTGTGGCTGCGGGGGATGCCGTTCTCGATCTCCGCGGCGGTCGGGTTCGTGGCTCTGTCCGGCGTGGCCGTGCTGGACGACATGCTGCTGGTCTCCCGCATCCGCCAACTCCGCGAGAAGGGGCTGAACTTGGAAGAGGCGGTGGAGGGCGCCGCGGTCCAGCGACTGCGGCCGATCCTGATGACGACGCTGGTGGCCGCGTTGGGCTTCCTACCGATGGCGACCAGCTCCGGCATGGGGGCGGAAGTGCAGCGGCCGCTGGCGACGGTGGTGATCGGCGGGGTGTGCAGCGCCACGGTGATGAGCCTGCTGGTCCTCCGCGTGCTCTACACGCTGTTCCCCAGCCCCGCCCCGAAGACGGACGGTTCGGCCAACGACCCCACCGTCCAAGACGAACGCGACGGCGTACACAATCACCCCGACGGACGCCGCAACGGGGAGACTTCCGCTCTGGCGGGGGCCGGCGACCGGCGGTTTTCCCATCCCTTCCCCGACGACCCGGAGGTCTAA
- a CDS encoding efflux RND transporter permease subunit: MLNAIIRFALHNRVLVLAGALLVLGLGGWRTAGLTIDVFPDLNRPRVVVITEAPGMAPEEVEALITFPLETSLNGANGVEVVRSSSAVGISVITVDFAWGTDIYTDRQVVAERMQLAAESMQEGIRPTLAPVSSVMGQILMLAVWSEPGADGEPQTAPLELRTLSDWVIRQRLLTIPGVSQVFVMGGGRKQFQVLVDPDALRAYGLTLDQVKEAVGESNLNATGGYLDERGPTELLVRGLGRATTVEDLRKVVVTIRDGRSVALEQVADVVEEAQVKRGDSSAFVRTEVAGEGPVAGGDDETAPGLSPLAPPLFTGGPAVVLTIAKQPGADTRVVTDAVNAAMADLARSLPDDVRVERVYSQRSFIDRSIENVVEALADGGVLVVVILFAFLLNFRTTFITLTAIPLSIVVTALVFAAFGFGINTMTLGGLAVAIGELVDDAIVDVENIFRRLRENKHLPEGERLNPLVVTFRASTEIRSSIVFGTAIVVLVFLPLFALGGMEGRLFAPLGAAYVVSILASLAVSLTVTPALCSLLLVGNRGWHVVAPLLGLGMSAATFYWIAPRAAEIFHIEALHPSDPLWWTLAAAPAFWLGVEALDRFTSGGEEEGLFLRGLQWLAGGAIRGATLFAWPVLLITAGAVAVAGARMSTLERDFLPPFNEGAMQVNVILDPGTSLKTSNEIGRAVEKSLLAVEGVSSVVRRTGRAELDEHAVTVNISEMIVEFDPESDREREAILEDLREAVADVPGAVGSVEGPLGHLISHMISGVKAQIGIKLYGDDLDVLRRKGEELKAAMSGVPGLVDVQLEQQVTIPQLRIELDRDALLLAGLRPADVMEFVQTAMNGEVVSEILVGQRTFDLLVRLDEPFREDLEALRRLTLTTPEGGQIPLESVARIYESGGPNTINRENVRRQIVLQANVSGRGVVEAVEDVRASFADVELPPGYFLEFSGQFESQQSASRTLGLLGAVSVFGVFLVLYTLFGSANFALQVMAALPTAFIGGVIALVITDQTLTVAALVGFISLAGIASRNGILLLNHYLHLVKHEGEGWTRSMVVRAGRERLAPVLMTALTSGIGLVPLALAAGEPGKEILYPVATVIIGGLLTSTAAEFVVRPALFWAIGRPAGRRLASASGAPVALTEESEEHA, encoded by the coding sequence ATGCTGAACGCGATTATCCGCTTCGCCCTGCACAACCGCGTGCTCGTGTTGGCGGGGGCGCTGCTGGTCCTGGGGCTGGGCGGGTGGCGGACCGCGGGGCTGACCATCGACGTCTTCCCGGACCTGAATCGGCCGCGGGTGGTGGTCATCACCGAGGCCCCCGGCATGGCGCCGGAGGAGGTGGAGGCCCTCATCACCTTCCCGCTGGAGACCAGCCTGAACGGCGCCAACGGCGTCGAGGTCGTCCGCAGTTCCAGCGCGGTGGGCATCAGCGTGATCACGGTGGACTTCGCCTGGGGCACGGACATCTACACCGACCGCCAGGTCGTCGCGGAGCGGATGCAACTCGCCGCCGAAAGCATGCAGGAGGGGATCCGGCCGACGCTGGCCCCCGTCAGTTCCGTGATGGGTCAGATCCTGATGCTCGCCGTCTGGAGCGAACCGGGAGCCGACGGGGAGCCGCAGACCGCCCCGTTGGAGTTGCGGACGCTCTCGGACTGGGTGATCCGCCAGCGCCTGTTGACGATCCCGGGCGTCAGTCAGGTGTTCGTCATGGGCGGGGGGCGGAAGCAGTTTCAGGTCCTCGTCGACCCGGACGCCCTGCGGGCCTACGGGCTGACCCTGGATCAGGTGAAGGAGGCCGTCGGCGAGAGCAACCTCAACGCCACCGGCGGCTACCTGGACGAACGCGGGCCGACGGAGTTGCTGGTCCGCGGACTGGGTCGGGCCACCACGGTGGAGGATCTGCGGAAGGTCGTCGTCACGATCCGCGACGGCCGTTCGGTGGCGCTGGAGCAGGTCGCCGACGTCGTCGAGGAGGCGCAGGTGAAGCGCGGGGACAGCTCGGCGTTCGTGCGGACGGAGGTCGCAGGCGAGGGACCGGTGGCCGGGGGCGACGATGAAACGGCGCCCGGCCTCTCGCCCCTCGCCCCCCCGCTGTTCACCGGCGGGCCCGCGGTCGTTCTAACGATCGCCAAACAACCCGGCGCCGACACCCGGGTCGTCACGGACGCCGTCAACGCCGCGATGGCGGACCTCGCCCGCTCCCTGCCGGACGACGTGCGGGTGGAGCGGGTCTATTCGCAGCGGAGCTTTATCGACCGCAGCATTGAAAACGTCGTCGAAGCCCTCGCCGACGGCGGCGTGCTGGTGGTCGTAATTTTATTCGCCTTCCTGCTGAACTTCCGCACGACGTTTATCACCCTGACGGCGATCCCGCTGTCGATCGTGGTTACGGCGCTGGTCTTCGCCGCGTTCGGGTTCGGCATTAATACGATGACCCTCGGCGGGCTGGCCGTCGCGATTGGAGAACTCGTCGACGACGCGATCGTCGACGTGGAGAATATTTTTCGAAGGCTCCGGGAGAACAAGCATCTCCCCGAGGGGGAACGGCTGAATCCGCTGGTCGTCACCTTCCGGGCCAGCACGGAGATCCGCAGTTCGATCGTGTTCGGCACGGCGATCGTCGTGCTGGTGTTCCTGCCGCTGTTCGCCCTGGGGGGCATGGAGGGCCGATTGTTCGCCCCGCTGGGGGCCGCTTACGTGGTGAGCATCCTGGCCTCGCTGGCGGTCTCGCTGACGGTCACGCCGGCGCTGTGCTCGCTGCTCTTGGTCGGGAACCGGGGCTGGCACGTCGTCGCCCCGCTGTTGGGGCTGGGGATGAGCGCCGCGACCTTCTACTGGATCGCCCCGCGGGCCGCGGAGATCTTTCATATCGAAGCGCTGCATCCGTCGGACCCGCTGTGGTGGACGCTGGCCGCCGCCCCGGCGTTCTGGCTCGGCGTGGAGGCGCTGGACCGGTTTACCTCCGGCGGCGAGGAGGAAGGCCTGTTCCTGCGGGGCCTGCAATGGCTCGCCGGCGGGGCGATCCGCGGCGCGACGCTGTTCGCCTGGCCGGTGTTGCTGATCACGGCCGGGGCGGTGGCGGTCGCCGGGGCGCGGATGTCGACGCTGGAACGGGACTTCCTGCCGCCCTTCAACGAGGGGGCGATGCAGGTCAACGTGATTCTCGACCCCGGCACCTCGTTGAAGACGAGCAACGAGATCGGCCGCGCAGTGGAGAAAAGCCTGCTGGCGGTCGAAGGCGTGTCCTCCGTGGTACGCCGGACCGGTCGGGCGGAACTCGACGAGCACGCCGTGACCGTCAACATCAGCGAAATGATCGTGGAGTTCGACCCGGAGTCCGACCGCGAGCGGGAAGCAATTCTCGAGGACCTCCGCGAAGCCGTCGCCGACGTGCCCGGCGCCGTCGGCAGCGTGGAGGGACCGCTGGGCCACCTCATTTCGCACATGATCTCCGGGGTGAAGGCCCAGATCGGCATCAAGCTGTACGGCGACGACCTCGACGTGCTCCGCCGCAAGGGGGAGGAACTGAAGGCCGCGATGTCCGGCGTGCCGGGCCTGGTCGACGTGCAGCTCGAACAGCAGGTCACGATCCCGCAGCTGCGGATCGAACTGGACCGCGACGCCCTGCTGCTGGCCGGCCTCCGCCCGGCGGACGTGATGGAGTTCGTCCAGACGGCCATGAACGGCGAGGTCGTTTCGGAGATCCTCGTCGGTCAGCGGACGTTCGACCTGCTGGTCCGCCTGGACGAGCCGTTCCGCGAGGACCTGGAAGCGCTCCGCCGGCTGACCCTCACCACGCCGGAGGGCGGACAGATTCCGCTGGAATCGGTCGCACGCATCTACGAGAGCGGCGGCCCGAACACGATCAACCGGGAGAACGTCCGCCGCCAGATCGTGTTGCAGGCGAACGTCAGCGGTCGGGGCGTGGTGGAGGCGGTCGAGGACGTGAGGGCCAGCTTCGCCGACGTGGAGCTGCCGCCCGGCTACTTCCTGGAGTTCAGCGGCCAGTTCGAGAGTCAGCAGAGCGCCAGCCGCACGCTGGGGCTGCTGGGGGCGGTGTCGGTATTCGGCGTGTTCCTGGTCCTCTACACGCTGTTCGGTTCGGCGAACTTCGCCCTGCAGGTGATGGCCGCATTGCCGACGGCGTTCATCGGCGGAGTAATCGCGCTGGTGATCACGGACCAGACGCTCACCGTGGCCGCGCTGGTGGGGTTTATCTCCCTAGCCGGCATCGCCAGCCGCAACGGCATTTTATTATTGAACCATTATCTGCACCTCGTGAAGCACGAGGGCGAGGGCTGGACGCGGTCGATGGTCGTCCGGGCCGGCCGCGAACGGCTGGCGCCGGTGTTGATGACCGCCCTGACCAGCGGCATCGGTTTGGTTCCGCTGGCCCTCGCCGCCGGCGAGCCGGGCAAGGAGATCCTGTACCCGGTCGCCACCGTGATCATCGGCGGGCTGCTGACCAGTACCGCGGCGGAGTTCGTGGTTCGCCCGGCTCTGTTCTGGGCGATCGGCCGCCCCGCCGGCCGCCGCCTCGCCTCCGCGAGCGGCGCGCCCGTCGCCCTTACCGAAGAGTCCGAAGAGCACGCTTGA
- a CDS encoding efflux RND transporter periplasmic adaptor subunit translates to MRLGKLNLSPRRLAIAAVPVAAVALWLSAGWWLPELSALAFGEETPVEAAEDPHAGHDHGVAAAGEVIRLSEQARRTIGLRTATVELTEFDRTITVPGVVAERPGRSNLQVSAPMTGMVTDVFATEGQAVRPGDTLFLMRLTHEDVVQAQTDYLKTLEALDVEEREIDRLQTVSRGVVAGKVVLERQYEKQKLEGLLKAQRQSLLLHGLEESQVARIASDRNLVREIRIVVPEPHDPSEEGHGEAHDPAVREATPTVPARTASLQEPTSQAHPPLTVERLNVHAGDAVDANAPLAELSDLSLLYVEGRAFERDAAAVVAAAREDRPVTALPTDNLAGASDPVTGLEIAYVANRVGADSRVVPFYVLLPNEIVSDGRDRASGGQFLTWKYKPGQRMRLRVPVETYAEAIVLPIEAVAEAGAERFAFVENGATFERRPVHVVYRDAESVVIADDGSLLPGESVAVSAAHQLQMALKNAAGGAIDPHAGHNH, encoded by the coding sequence GTGCGCCTCGGCAAACTGAATCTGTCACCCCGGCGGTTGGCGATCGCCGCCGTCCCGGTCGCGGCCGTCGCGCTATGGCTGTCGGCCGGTTGGTGGCTCCCGGAACTGTCCGCCCTGGCCTTCGGTGAGGAGACGCCCGTCGAGGCGGCGGAGGACCCGCACGCCGGGCACGATCACGGCGTGGCCGCCGCCGGCGAGGTGATCCGCCTGTCCGAGCAGGCCCGCCGCACAATCGGGCTGCGGACGGCGACGGTCGAACTGACGGAGTTCGACCGCACGATCACCGTGCCCGGGGTCGTCGCGGAGCGGCCGGGACGTTCGAACCTGCAGGTGTCCGCCCCGATGACCGGCATGGTCACGGACGTGTTCGCCACCGAGGGGCAGGCCGTCCGCCCCGGCGACACGCTGTTCCTCATGCGGCTGACCCACGAGGACGTGGTGCAGGCCCAGACGGACTACCTCAAAACGCTCGAAGCCCTCGACGTGGAGGAGCGGGAGATCGACCGGCTGCAGACCGTCTCCCGCGGCGTGGTCGCCGGGAAGGTCGTGCTCGAACGGCAGTACGAGAAGCAAAAACTCGAAGGGCTCCTCAAAGCCCAGCGGCAGAGCCTGTTGCTGCACGGCCTGGAGGAGTCGCAGGTCGCCCGCATCGCCTCGGACCGAAACTTGGTGCGGGAGATCCGCATCGTCGTGCCCGAACCCCATGACCCGAGCGAGGAGGGCCACGGCGAAGCGCACGACCCGGCGGTGCGGGAGGCGACGCCCACCGTGCCGGCCCGGACGGCCAGCCTGCAGGAACCGACGTCGCAGGCGCACCCGCCGCTGACGGTCGAACGTCTGAACGTCCACGCGGGGGACGCGGTCGACGCGAACGCCCCGCTGGCGGAGTTGAGCGACCTCTCCCTGCTGTACGTGGAGGGCCGGGCGTTCGAGCGGGACGCCGCCGCGGTCGTCGCCGCGGCCCGGGAGGATCGCCCGGTTACGGCCCTGCCGACTGACAACCTCGCCGGGGCGTCCGATCCGGTGACCGGGTTGGAGATCGCCTACGTGGCCAACCGGGTCGGGGCGGATTCGCGCGTGGTGCCGTTCTACGTCCTGTTGCCGAACGAGATCGTCAGCGACGGGCGGGATCGGGCGAGCGGCGGGCAGTTCCTCACCTGGAAGTACAAACCGGGCCAGCGGATGCGTCTGCGGGTGCCGGTGGAGACGTACGCGGAGGCGATCGTGTTGCCGATCGAGGCCGTCGCGGAAGCCGGGGCGGAGCGGTTCGCATTCGTGGAGAACGGGGCGACGTTCGAGCGCCGGCCGGTGCACGTCGTCTACCGGGACGCGGAGTCGGTCGTCATCGCGGACGACGGCTCGCTGCTGCCGGGGGAGTCGGTCGCCGTCTCCGCCGCCCATCAGTTGCAGATGGCCCTGAAGAACGCCGCCGGCGGGGCGATCGACCCGCACGCCGGCCACAACCACTGA
- a CDS encoding RND transporter, producing the protein MLFRFHVPLAAVLSVGATLALTGCGADDSPDAPAAVPMADADHDHDADVGWWCVEHGVPEGECALCDASLVADFKEKGDWCAEHDRPESQCFLCDPDRFDRFAARYAAKYGEQPPRPTE; encoded by the coding sequence ATGCTGTTCCGTTTCCACGTCCCGCTCGCCGCTGTCTTGAGCGTCGGGGCCACGCTCGCCCTCACCGGCTGCGGCGCCGACGACTCGCCGGACGCGCCCGCCGCCGTCCCGATGGCCGACGCCGACCACGATCACGACGCCGACGTCGGCTGGTGGTGCGTCGAGCACGGCGTGCCGGAGGGGGAGTGCGCCCTCTGCGACGCCTCGCTGGTCGCCGACTTCAAGGAGAAGGGCGACTGGTGCGCCGAGCACGACCGGCCGGAGTCGCAGTGCTTCCTGTGCGATCCCGACCGGTTCGACCGCTTCGCCGCCCGTTACGCCGCCAAGTACGGCGAGCAGCCCCCCCGGCCGACCGAGTGA
- a CDS encoding cation diffusion facilitator family transporter has protein sequence MTDCGCPADQADTLERRTLRTLLAINGVMFVAEAGLGWWAESTALLADSLDMLADAAVYGLSLRAVGGSGRRRSRAATFSGVLQMVLGAGVLLEVGRRFLSGSDPVSTLMMAVGAVALAANLSCLALLAKHRGGGVHMRASWIFSTNDVIANVGVILSGALVLWTGSRWPDLIVGAVVAVVVLWGGVRILREAWPKEENP, from the coding sequence ATGACGGATTGCGGCTGCCCCGCCGATCAGGCGGACACTCTCGAACGGCGGACCCTGCGCACGCTGTTGGCGATCAACGGAGTGATGTTCGTCGCCGAGGCCGGGCTGGGGTGGTGGGCCGAGTCGACCGCCCTGCTGGCCGACTCGCTGGACATGCTCGCGGACGCGGCCGTTTACGGCCTATCGCTGCGGGCGGTCGGCGGGTCGGGCCGGAGGCGGTCTCGAGCCGCGACGTTCAGCGGCGTGCTTCAGATGGTCTTGGGGGCGGGCGTGCTGCTGGAGGTCGGCCGCCGGTTCCTGTCCGGCAGCGACCCCGTCAGCACGCTGATGATGGCTGTCGGGGCGGTCGCGCTGGCCGCGAACCTCAGCTGTTTAGCCCTGCTGGCGAAGCACCGCGGCGGCGGCGTCCACATGCGGGCGTCGTGGATTTTCTCGACCAACGACGTGATCGCCAACGTCGGGGTCATCCTGTCGGGCGCGCTGGTGCTGTGGACCGGCAGCCGGTGGCCGGACCTGATCGTCGGGGCGGTCGTCGCCGTGGTGGTTCTCTGGGGCGGCGTACGAATCCTGCGAGAGGCGTGGCCGAAGGAAGAGAATCCGTGA